From Varibaculum massiliense, a single genomic window includes:
- a CDS encoding ABC transporter permease: protein MNSHKRMFVRIIWKAFAHRFSRVMIASLAIAMGASILSGLGLVAVTVPDYIAKELRSFGANLVVLPQGSNVITRETVSAIDRQCGESLMGRAGYSYGNLLYGQQPVPLMVTKFADARSVRPYWSIDGKVPQGSEQILLGVNLAEKFRLHVGDLIGLKVAQLRENTGGDDSGHDNRAGKQLEISGLLRTGGPEDDLAVLSPDSYTAMGGVADGYSLVEYSLKGDTSQLSALAKTIGKKVNGVDAEVVRRTTQNETRIAHTLSNLIWLVSIIISALMLIAVSATLSSIVSERAREIGLKKALGALSKDVFTELIGESIMLGLFGGFLGVLLGIGLADYILQKVFLARVEINWIILVLTIVFSVAVAVIGSLWPAKRIARINPINVLGGE, encoded by the coding sequence ATGAACTCACACAAACGCATGTTCGTGCGCATCATTTGGAAAGCCTTTGCGCACCGTTTCTCCCGGGTTATGATTGCTTCCCTGGCAATCGCAATGGGTGCCTCCATCCTGTCCGGGTTGGGGCTGGTGGCGGTGACAGTTCCCGATTACATCGCTAAGGAACTGCGTTCGTTTGGGGCAAACCTGGTGGTGTTGCCGCAAGGTTCCAATGTAATTACTCGGGAAACGGTGTCTGCCATCGACCGGCAGTGCGGCGAGAGTCTGATGGGGCGGGCCGGCTACAGTTACGGTAACCTGCTCTACGGTCAGCAGCCCGTCCCCCTCATGGTGACGAAATTTGCCGACGCCCGGTCAGTCCGACCCTACTGGTCAATCGACGGGAAAGTGCCGCAGGGCAGCGAACAGATCCTGTTAGGGGTGAACCTCGCAGAAAAATTCCGTCTGCACGTCGGTGACCTGATTGGCCTCAAGGTGGCGCAGCTGCGGGAAAACACCGGGGGGGACGATTCGGGGCATGACAACCGGGCTGGCAAACAGCTGGAAATCTCCGGGCTGCTGCGCACCGGCGGCCCCGAGGACGACCTGGCGGTGTTAAGCCCGGACAGTTACACCGCTATGGGTGGGGTTGCCGATGGCTACAGTTTGGTGGAATATTCACTGAAAGGCGATACTTCCCAATTGAGCGCTTTAGCGAAAACCATCGGAAAAAAGGTCAACGGGGTTGACGCTGAAGTGGTGCGTCGAACTACCCAAAATGAAACCCGCATTGCCCATACTCTAAGCAACCTAATTTGGTTGGTCAGTATTATTATTTCCGCGCTAATGCTGATTGCGGTATCCGCGACACTGAGTTCGATTGTCTCGGAACGCGCTCGCGAGATTGGGCTGAAAAAGGCATTGGGGGCTTTGAGCAAGGACGTATTCACGGAACTTATCGGGGAATCGATAATGTTAGGGCTGTTCGGAGGCTTCTTAGGGGTCTTGCTGGGAATCGGTCTGGCCGATTACATATTGCAAAAAGTTTTCCTGGCACGAGTAGAAATTAACTGGATAATTTTAGTCCTCACGATTGTTTTTTCGGTAGCGGTAGCGGTTATCGGTTCTCTGTGGCCGGCTAAACGTATTGCCCGGATTAATCCTATAAATGTTCTTGGTGGAGAGTGA
- a CDS encoding ABC transporter permease — MFFFRMIFKALRRQVGKRLMIALTILLGAGLTTSMLAVMLDVGDKIKQELGSYGANIQVLPQGKSVVSQLYDFEDTGSSANSQSGALQESELAKLKTIFWAYNIENFAPFLGTKAASSGQDIDVVGTWFRKKLAIPTGEKVDTGMADMRDWWEVQGNWPKAADEVMVGTKLAQQNGWHLGDSLTLKPPPGLAGSAPSPTLTISGIFTSGSNEDRQLFADLSVAQSLSGRPGQVDRVEVRAITTPENDLSRRAARDPSSLSLEDWETWYCTAYTSSIAYQIEEVMTNAVATPVHQIADSEGAILEKTQLIMTLVAILAMAGSALGIANLVTASVMERSAEIGLMKALGARNLFVVLMILTETFIVSLVGAAFGCVGGIGLAQLVGHLVFGVSINIRPVVFPLMAVIVGLTVLLGCLPSIRALVTLQPARVLHRK, encoded by the coding sequence ATGTTCTTTTTCAGGATGATTTTCAAGGCGTTACGTCGGCAGGTCGGTAAACGCCTCATGATTGCGCTAACGATTTTATTAGGGGCAGGTCTCACAACTTCCATGCTGGCGGTCATGCTGGATGTCGGGGATAAAATCAAGCAGGAACTTGGCTCTTACGGTGCCAATATCCAAGTGCTACCGCAAGGAAAATCCGTAGTTTCCCAACTCTATGATTTCGAGGATACGGGTAGCTCGGCGAATTCCCAGTCCGGAGCGTTGCAGGAATCCGAGCTGGCAAAACTGAAAACCATATTTTGGGCTTACAACATCGAAAACTTCGCTCCGTTCCTGGGAACCAAGGCTGCTTCCTCAGGCCAAGACATTGACGTAGTCGGGACCTGGTTTCGCAAGAAGCTAGCCATCCCCACTGGGGAAAAAGTCGATACCGGCATGGCGGATATGCGCGACTGGTGGGAAGTCCAAGGCAACTGGCCAAAGGCTGCCGATGAAGTCATGGTCGGAACGAAACTGGCTCAGCAAAACGGCTGGCATCTGGGGGACTCTCTGACCTTGAAACCCCCGCCCGGATTAGCTGGCTCCGCACCCAGTCCAACTTTGACTATCAGCGGTATCTTTACTTCCGGTTCCAATGAAGACCGGCAACTGTTTGCGGATTTGAGCGTAGCTCAGAGCCTCTCGGGTCGTCCGGGCCAGGTCGACCGGGTAGAGGTGCGTGCTATCACCACGCCGGAAAATGACTTGTCCCGCCGCGCTGCCCGCGATCCCAGCTCACTATCTCTGGAGGACTGGGAAACCTGGTACTGCACCGCTTACACGTCCTCAATCGCCTATCAGATTGAGGAAGTCATGACTAACGCCGTAGCCACCCCCGTCCACCAAATCGCCGACAGTGAGGGTGCGATCCTGGAAAAAACCCAGCTCATTATGACTTTGGTGGCGATTTTGGCCATGGCGGGTTCCGCTCTGGGTATTGCTAACCTGGTGACTGCCTCGGTGATGGAACGTTCCGCCGAAATCGGGCTGATGAAAGCTTTGGGGGCGCGTAATCTGTTTGTGGTGCTGATGATTTTGACGGAAACCTTCATCGTGAGCCTGGTCGGGGCCGCGTTCGGATGTGTGGGCGGCATCGGTCTGGCCCAACTGGTCGGACACCTGGTATTTGGGGTCAGTATCAATATCCGCCCAGTGGTTTTCCCCTTGATGGCGGTCATCGTGGGGCTGACGGTTTTGCTGGGCTGTTTACCTTCCATCCGGGCGCTGGTGACTTTGCAACCTGCGCGGGTTCTGCACAGAAAGTAG
- a CDS encoding DUF2318 domain-containing protein — protein MLKLFVVALRYGLPLFVPLAILLATRPHTPMERRVVARITTVVLVVAALAAATLAWLRLNTNLIDVPTMNFYLVPVMLICSLGFLGMSWWFGAADLYDIKQSAKHRALLVASLLTAVSIIINFGFEYAFSTDEIVLMGSSPLETESLARFSGFAFGSLLVVIAGWAYVRATRLVPAMVRLAITTAVFLVVIGPRSILLYQQLAIRGFLPRSRTIFELVLWIQNANTVILLALVVLTAIPGIIAIWFGSKSVNVSGAEARIAKADRITRRHFLELALGGTVVFVSALTVGRRVAETVPELSPIEPSTVKGNVVSVSRELVSDGHLHRFAYVTKDGTQVRFIVIQKNAVAYGCGLDACEICGESGYYEDGGKVICRRCGVMMNIQTIGFPGGCNPIPIKYEVGPKELRFFADELSGHAKIFKTKII, from the coding sequence TTGCTCAAGTTATTTGTTGTCGCCCTCCGCTACGGGCTGCCGTTATTCGTGCCGCTGGCAATCTTGCTGGCAACGCGACCGCACACCCCGATGGAACGCCGAGTCGTGGCTCGGATTACCACCGTGGTGTTGGTGGTGGCAGCCCTAGCGGCGGCGACACTGGCATGGCTTCGGCTGAACACGAATCTGATAGATGTTCCGACCATGAACTTCTATCTGGTTCCAGTCATGCTGATTTGCTCGCTGGGCTTCCTGGGAATGTCTTGGTGGTTTGGTGCCGCCGACCTCTATGACATTAAACAGAGCGCTAAACATAGGGCGCTGCTGGTGGCCTCGCTGTTGACTGCCGTCAGTATCATCATCAATTTCGGCTTTGAATACGCATTTTCTACCGACGAAATTGTGCTGATGGGGTCCTCTCCGTTAGAAACAGAATCGCTGGCGCGCTTTTCTGGATTCGCCTTCGGGTCGCTGCTGGTGGTCATCGCCGGCTGGGCCTACGTGCGCGCCACCAGGCTGGTTCCCGCCATGGTGCGTTTGGCAATCACTACCGCGGTATTTTTGGTAGTTATCGGTCCGCGTTCCATTCTGTTGTATCAACAACTCGCCATACGTGGTTTCCTGCCACGCTCACGGACCATCTTTGAACTCGTGTTGTGGATTCAAAATGCCAACACCGTCATACTGCTGGCCCTGGTGGTGCTGACCGCCATTCCTGGCATCATCGCCATTTGGTTCGGTTCCAAATCCGTCAATGTTTCTGGTGCCGAAGCGCGTATAGCGAAAGCGGATCGGATTACTCGCCGACACTTTTTAGAGCTGGCCTTGGGTGGCACGGTTGTTTTCGTTTCTGCCTTGACCGTTGGCAGGCGCGTGGCGGAGACTGTTCCGGAGTTATCCCCGATAGAGCCTTCCACGGTGAAAGGAAATGTGGTTTCCGTCAGTCGGGAGCTGGTGTCTGATGGACACCTGCATCGTTTCGCCTATGTGACCAAGGACGGGACGCAAGTTCGTTTCATCGTCATTCAAAAGAACGCCGTAGCCTACGGTTGCGGTCTGGATGCCTGCGAAATCTGCGGCGAATCCGGTTATTACGAAGACGGCGGGAAAGTCATTTGCCGGCGCTGCGGGGTCATGATGAATATTCAAACTATTGGCTTTCCCGGTGGCTGTAACCCTATTCCGATTAAGTATGAAGTGGGCCCGAAAGAATTACGGTTTTTTGCTGACGAGCTGAGTGGGCACGCCAAAATCTTTAAAACCAAAATAATCTAA
- a CDS encoding iron transporter has protein sequence MKKKLLALAAVLALGMSLSGCGGTSSGGQAKPQESKSATEQKQPEKPSDPNVVGIKEIPVGDSGEQTNGPLNVNVVYFQAVDMEHGSMKMPPASESDMHFEIDASTNKKAEEFGYPADTFMPYLDDMKVTVKDQKTGEETDLGTMMPMIASDGPHYGNNIKLKPGLYDVTITIPSPEDKFMLHTGKDSSGVKGRFWKEPLKFEFKNWQWDGQVL, from the coding sequence ATGAAAAAGAAGCTACTGGCTTTGGCAGCCGTCCTGGCGTTGGGCATGAGCCTCAGCGGCTGTGGCGGAACTTCGTCGGGCGGTCAGGCTAAGCCGCAGGAATCCAAATCGGCGACCGAGCAGAAGCAGCCGGAAAAGCCCAGCGATCCCAATGTTGTAGGTATCAAGGAAATTCCGGTTGGGGATTCTGGCGAACAAACCAACGGGCCGCTGAATGTAAACGTTGTTTATTTCCAGGCTGTCGATATGGAGCACGGCTCGATGAAGATGCCTCCGGCTTCCGAGTCCGATATGCACTTCGAGATTGATGCTTCTACCAACAAGAAGGCAGAAGAATTCGGGTACCCGGCGGATACTTTCATGCCTTACCTGGACGATATGAAGGTTACAGTTAAGGATCAAAAGACCGGTGAGGAAACTGACCTGGGCACCATGATGCCGATGATTGCCTCTGACGGTCCTCACTACGGTAACAACATCAAGCTCAAGCCCGGCCTGTACGATGTGACCATCACCATCCCCTCTCCGGAAGACAAGTTCATGCTGCACACGGGTAAGGATTCCTCCGGGGTCAAGGGCCGTTTCTGGAAAGAACCGCTGAAGTTTGAGTTCAAGAACTGGCAGTGGGACGGGCAGGTTCTCTAA
- a CDS encoding FTR1 family iron permease, giving the protein MNATRNQPSLWARGLRFIVGFSALVVALAFGGVVWSSAAAAQDSDLGEWSEVVSVMQEKLAAVPEAGDPSAVQTLIRQAYYENYQTSGLEDQVKHALGRDVNDKFVAELLNLRNLSRDGASPEALREDSDKVADLLTETVTKLVKAPKVADQWSRVADTIAQVITDAQSAYVKGQADRAFTLATEAYLGHYEADGFENNTIVHKGFNRVTEIEGMFSDLRQGYKDGRDQAQQEKLGKDLIAKLAEDAKFLDSKTQDTGPLGIAGFFSAFLILLREGAEALLVVAALVTYALKAGRRDQLRGILAGVVIAVVISISLAILFGQLSASVQSGMGQELLEGITGLAAALMLIYVSNWILSKSGGKRWEEYIKATAGEKTASGGVFALAFVSFLTVAREGAETILFFYPIVSGAKTHSDYWFIVAGGVTAVVILAILFVLVWQFGVRLPLKPFFKWTSILLALLAIAIVGGAIKELQEAALVGAHMVSGVPTVVFLGIYPTAETLGAQIITAAVLGVLALLQLRKAKADQPEAGGSEIRSDTPISESNDKAFEENSSREDKKDAVEANSGKEE; this is encoded by the coding sequence GTGAACGCAACCAGAAACCAGCCTTCTCTGTGGGCACGAGGACTGCGGTTTATCGTAGGTTTTTCCGCTTTGGTGGTGGCGCTAGCCTTCGGAGGGGTGGTCTGGTCTAGCGCGGCCGCAGCCCAAGATTCCGATCTGGGTGAATGGTCTGAGGTCGTGTCGGTAATGCAGGAAAAGCTCGCCGCGGTTCCCGAAGCTGGCGATCCGAGCGCGGTCCAGACTCTGATTCGTCAAGCCTACTATGAGAACTACCAGACGAGCGGCCTGGAGGACCAGGTCAAACATGCTTTGGGGCGTGACGTAAACGATAAGTTTGTCGCCGAACTATTGAACTTACGCAATCTCAGCCGTGACGGTGCGAGCCCGGAGGCACTGCGAGAAGACAGCGACAAAGTCGCAGACCTGCTCACAGAAACGGTAACTAAGCTGGTCAAAGCCCCTAAGGTGGCGGATCAGTGGAGCAGGGTTGCCGACACGATTGCGCAAGTTATCACCGATGCCCAAAGCGCCTACGTCAAGGGACAAGCCGACCGGGCATTCACCTTGGCTACCGAAGCGTACCTGGGGCATTACGAAGCTGACGGGTTTGAAAACAACACCATTGTGCACAAAGGTTTCAATCGTGTGACTGAGATTGAGGGCATGTTCAGTGACTTGCGACAGGGCTACAAAGACGGTCGTGACCAGGCTCAACAGGAAAAACTTGGCAAGGACCTGATTGCGAAGCTGGCTGAGGATGCGAAATTTTTAGACTCGAAAACGCAGGACACGGGACCGCTGGGGATTGCCGGTTTCTTTTCCGCTTTTCTGATTCTGCTACGTGAAGGCGCGGAGGCGCTGCTGGTCGTGGCGGCGTTGGTCACCTACGCGTTGAAAGCGGGGCGGCGCGACCAGCTGCGGGGAATCTTAGCTGGCGTGGTTATCGCCGTGGTCATTTCCATCAGTCTGGCTATTCTGTTTGGGCAGCTCAGCGCCAGCGTGCAGAGCGGAATGGGTCAGGAACTGCTGGAGGGGATTACCGGCCTAGCAGCCGCCCTGATGCTGATTTATGTGTCTAACTGGATACTGAGCAAGTCCGGTGGCAAACGCTGGGAGGAATATATTAAGGCCACCGCGGGCGAAAAAACCGCTTCGGGAGGCGTTTTTGCTCTGGCATTTGTGTCCTTCCTCACCGTGGCTCGGGAGGGTGCTGAAACTATCCTGTTCTTTTACCCGATTGTCTCCGGGGCGAAAACACACAGCGATTATTGGTTTATCGTTGCGGGTGGCGTAACGGCGGTAGTCATCCTCGCGATTCTATTCGTGCTGGTCTGGCAGTTCGGGGTACGCCTGCCGCTCAAGCCTTTCTTTAAGTGGACTTCGATATTGCTGGCGTTACTGGCGATAGCCATCGTGGGCGGGGCGATTAAAGAGCTGCAAGAGGCTGCTTTGGTCGGGGCACATATGGTGTCTGGCGTTCCTACCGTGGTGTTCCTGGGAATCTATCCCACTGCGGAAACCCTCGGTGCCCAAATTATTACCGCCGCGGTATTGGGAGTCTTGGCTCTGTTACAACTCCGCAAGGCAAAAGCTGACCAGCCCGAGGCGGGCGGCTCCGAGATTCGTTCCGACACCCCTATCTCGGAAAGTAATGATAAAGCTTTCGAAGAAAACTCTTCGAGGGAAGATAAAAAAGACGCTGTCGAAGCGAACAGCGGAAAGGAAGAATAA
- a CDS encoding ABC transporter ATP-binding protein: MLLELCEVTKKFSRRGREFNAVDSVSLSVDAGQFVGVSGKSGNGKTTLLNLMMGLLRPSSGTVLVAGEDLSDLSDRELSQLRRFRLGMITQQQTLVSSLNVLDNVVLPATLRSKGRSSGKSSPVGVGSLPVNRALDLLEKLDIADLSHAWPAELSGGEMRRVAIARALMAQPEVLLADEPTGDLDDDSTAAVLRLFHELAQGSSAVVMVTHDAAAYEYCNRRFNMLDGHLEELW, from the coding sequence ATGTTGTTGGAACTGTGCGAAGTGACCAAGAAGTTTTCGCGGCGGGGACGCGAGTTCAACGCGGTAGACAGTGTGAGCTTGAGTGTTGACGCCGGCCAATTTGTGGGTGTTTCAGGCAAATCGGGTAACGGAAAAACGACCCTGCTGAACCTCATGATGGGTTTGCTGCGTCCCAGCTCAGGAACGGTTCTGGTGGCAGGAGAGGATCTGTCTGATCTCTCGGATCGGGAACTGTCCCAGCTGCGCCGGTTTCGTCTGGGAATGATTACGCAGCAGCAAACCCTGGTCAGCTCTCTCAACGTCTTGGATAACGTGGTGTTGCCTGCTACTTTGCGGTCAAAAGGGCGGTCGTCGGGGAAATCGTCGCCGGTGGGGGTGGGGTCTTTGCCTGTCAATCGCGCGTTGGATTTGCTGGAAAAGCTCGACATTGCGGATCTATCCCACGCCTGGCCCGCAGAACTTTCCGGGGGAGAGATGCGTCGGGTTGCCATCGCCCGAGCACTCATGGCCCAACCGGAAGTTTTGTTGGCGGATGAACCGACCGGCGACTTGGACGACGACAGCACGGCGGCGGTGCTACGGCTATTTCACGAGCTCGCACAAGGCAGTAGCGCGGTCGTGATGGTCACGCACGACGCGGCCGCTTATGAATACTGCAACCGTAGGTTCAATATGCTAGACGGCCACTTGGAGGAGCTGTGGTAG
- a CDS encoding ABC transporter permease — MQSSQITWGKLPFRNLKYYRYRSLGLFLVAVLLSAITFGAGMVSLNLSQGLSSVKERLGADIMIVPSQFEQSAKDIYLCGGKPSGFLLPDDVSDSVANVAGVEQVTTQTYIASLMASCCEVRLQIIGIDPDTDFVIKPWIQATYSRGLQDGELVAGSKVQINAQGKIRLFNYEFPVSARLAPTGTNLDSSVFANLATTKILARQAEKVGHPVLSADEIGHRVSAVMVKVKPGYAPEEVAQHISKSPQLKGLGFVSANGISSRLKEGVGHIVGALQVFLAVFWAVALAVMVTVNWVSVMSRSKELGSLRIMGATKRMLTAMLLKENLLVSLTGGVLGLGLSAALLRPFGDAIQRALKQPYLQSDLWSQCSLGVLILVTVCLSAVLSSAISAIRLLRKETYQVVREGQ; from the coding sequence ATGCAAAGCAGCCAGATAACCTGGGGTAAACTCCCTTTTCGTAATCTCAAATATTACCGTTACCGCAGTTTAGGACTGTTCCTGGTGGCAGTCCTGCTCAGCGCGATAACGTTCGGTGCAGGGATGGTTTCGCTGAACCTCAGCCAAGGTTTGTCATCGGTCAAGGAACGCTTGGGGGCGGACATAATGATTGTGCCTTCCCAGTTTGAGCAATCCGCAAAGGATATTTACCTCTGCGGGGGAAAACCGAGCGGGTTTTTGCTGCCAGATGACGTTTCGGATTCGGTCGCCAATGTTGCCGGGGTGGAACAGGTCACCACGCAAACCTATATTGCTTCCCTAATGGCGAGTTGCTGCGAGGTGCGGCTGCAGATTATCGGCATTGATCCGGACACCGACTTTGTTATCAAACCCTGGATTCAAGCCACTTATTCACGTGGTCTGCAGGACGGTGAGCTGGTCGCGGGCTCCAAAGTTCAGATTAATGCCCAGGGCAAGATTCGCCTGTTTAACTATGAATTCCCGGTAAGCGCGCGGCTGGCGCCGACGGGCACGAACCTGGATTCGTCTGTGTTTGCCAATCTGGCGACCACGAAAATCCTGGCGCGCCAAGCTGAAAAGGTGGGGCATCCGGTCTTGTCCGCAGATGAGATTGGACACCGGGTTTCCGCAGTGATGGTAAAAGTCAAGCCCGGTTACGCCCCGGAGGAAGTGGCGCAGCATATTTCTAAATCTCCCCAGCTGAAGGGCTTGGGCTTTGTGTCTGCGAACGGGATTAGTTCCCGGCTCAAGGAGGGTGTGGGTCACATTGTGGGCGCCCTGCAGGTCTTTCTGGCTGTCTTTTGGGCAGTAGCGTTGGCGGTGATGGTGACGGTCAACTGGGTCAGCGTCATGTCTCGGAGCAAAGAGTTGGGCTCGTTGCGGATAATGGGTGCCACCAAGCGGATGCTGACCGCAATGTTGCTGAAAGAGAATCTGCTGGTCAGCCTGACGGGTGGCGTGCTGGGGCTGGGACTCAGCGCGGCGCTGCTGCGACCCTTTGGCGATGCCATTCAAAGGGCTTTGAAGCAGCCCTATCTGCAAAGCGATCTGTGGAGCCAGTGTTCTCTGGGCGTTCTCATCTTGGTGACGGTGTGCCTCAGCGCCGTCCTGTCCAGTGCTATCTCGGCGATTCGCCTGCTGCGAAAAGAAACTTACCAGGTCGTGCGGGAGGGGCAATAG
- a CDS encoding DUF4418 family protein codes for MKDRIIGSLPTVVLGLLIAIAPRTFAPVCEFAAKHSSGKEHMSGMKGSGGMDHMNHMGQAGKAMGEAHQHMACYWSAQASLGIGILLLVIGLLALFMNSQIRTGLNLSAALIYVLEISIVTVLIGTCKNEEMSCNVYAMPTLLALSCIGILAVGAAIFLDQRNRPELQKAAA; via the coding sequence ATGAAGGATAGAATCATTGGTTCGCTGCCTACCGTAGTGTTGGGCCTGCTCATTGCCATCGCGCCGCGGACTTTTGCGCCGGTTTGCGAGTTCGCTGCCAAACACAGCTCCGGCAAGGAACATATGTCCGGGATGAAAGGCTCCGGTGGTATGGACCATATGAACCACATGGGGCAGGCTGGCAAAGCGATGGGTGAGGCTCATCAACATATGGCGTGCTACTGGTCCGCTCAAGCCAGCTTGGGGATTGGAATCCTCCTGCTGGTCATTGGGCTGCTGGCATTGTTTATGAACTCCCAGATTCGCACCGGTTTGAACCTGAGTGCGGCGCTCATCTATGTGCTGGAAATTTCGATTGTCACCGTGCTTATTGGAACGTGCAAAAACGAGGAAATGTCTTGCAATGTTTACGCGATGCCCACGCTGTTGGCGCTGAGCTGTATAGGGATCCTGGCAGTCGGTGCGGCGATATTCCTGGATCAAAGGAACCGCCCGGAGCTTCAGAAAGCTGCGGCATAA
- a CDS encoding nitroreductase family protein, with amino-acid sequence MTEISNIIHGRWSPREYDPDFPISSEDMSQLLEAARWAPSAMNAQEWWFVPGIRGDKNYEILRRAVAGFSDWALDASGLILNIHQEYPSRHGLDFGPYDLGSAVQNMLLQAEVMGLHMRPFATFDRELVCREFQIAAPYVPFTMCTVGKEPAGLTKDRERKPLDQLLWENHQA; translated from the coding sequence ATGACTGAGATTTCTAATATCATTCACGGCCGTTGGAGCCCGCGCGAATATGACCCTGACTTTCCCATAAGCAGCGAGGATATGAGCCAGCTTCTAGAGGCAGCGCGTTGGGCGCCCTCGGCAATGAATGCTCAAGAATGGTGGTTCGTGCCCGGGATTCGCGGCGATAAAAACTACGAGATTCTGCGCCGGGCAGTAGCCGGTTTTTCGGATTGGGCGCTTGATGCGTCCGGGCTGATTCTTAACATTCATCAGGAATATCCGTCTCGCCACGGCCTAGATTTTGGCCCCTACGACTTGGGTAGCGCGGTGCAAAATATGTTGCTGCAAGCCGAAGTCATGGGACTACATATGCGCCCCTTTGCCACTTTTGATCGGGAGCTAGTATGCCGGGAGTTCCAGATCGCCGCTCCCTACGTGCCCTTCACCATGTGCACCGTAGGTAAAGAACCTGCTGGGCTCACTAAAGACCGGGAACGCAAACCGCTTGATCAGCTACTTTGGGAAAACCACCAGGCTTAG
- the pyk gene encoding pyruvate kinase produces MRRAKIVCTLGPATNSPSQIEKLATAGMNVARINRSHGSQEEAEATIANIRRVALQTGKAIAVLVDLQGPKIRLETFATGPQTLKKGDTFTITTRDVPGNKEIVGTTFKGLPGDCTPGDTLLIDDGNVQVRVKQVTATDVVTEVEVPGVVSDHKGLNLPGVAVSVPALSEKDEDDLRWALQQGADLIALSFVRSADDFADVKRIMEEEEVHIPVIAKIEKPQAVERLVEIVQAFDGIMVARGDLGVEMPLEAVPLVQKRAIELARRYAKPVIVATQVFDSMIHNPRPTRAEASDCANAILDGADAVMLSGETSVGAYPIDAVRLMASVINNVEENGGDRIAPLTTYDHDRAGVLSIAAARAAEMLDLKFMIAFTQGGTSARTMSRLRSPIPMLAFTPLESTRNQLAVSWGIHTYRVPYVTHTDDMVWQVDQVLQAQGLAKRGDQVIILGGMPPGVPGSTNSMRIHTVGMENDYR; encoded by the coding sequence ATGCGCAGAGCAAAAATTGTATGTACTTTAGGGCCGGCAACGAACTCCCCATCGCAAATTGAAAAACTGGCTACGGCCGGAATGAATGTGGCGCGGATTAACCGTTCGCACGGCAGCCAAGAAGAAGCGGAAGCTACTATCGCTAATATCCGGCGAGTAGCGCTGCAAACCGGTAAAGCGATTGCGGTACTGGTGGATTTGCAAGGTCCCAAGATTCGTTTAGAAACTTTCGCCACCGGTCCGCAGACCTTGAAAAAGGGTGACACTTTTACGATTACTACCCGGGATGTGCCGGGGAATAAGGAAATCGTGGGTACTACTTTCAAAGGGTTGCCGGGGGATTGCACCCCGGGAGACACTCTCTTGATTGATGACGGCAATGTGCAAGTGCGGGTAAAGCAAGTTACCGCTACCGATGTAGTCACCGAGGTGGAAGTGCCGGGGGTGGTTTCTGACCACAAGGGACTAAACCTGCCGGGAGTTGCAGTTTCGGTACCGGCACTGTCCGAAAAAGATGAAGATGATTTACGTTGGGCTTTGCAGCAAGGAGCCGACCTGATTGCGCTATCATTTGTGCGCAGTGCCGATGATTTTGCGGATGTAAAGCGGATTATGGAAGAAGAGGAAGTCCATATTCCGGTTATCGCCAAGATTGAAAAACCGCAGGCTGTAGAGCGTCTGGTAGAGATTGTGCAGGCTTTTGATGGGATTATGGTGGCGCGCGGCGACCTGGGGGTAGAAATGCCCTTAGAGGCAGTGCCGCTGGTGCAAAAGCGGGCGATTGAGCTGGCGCGCCGTTATGCGAAGCCGGTAATCGTGGCTACGCAAGTTTTTGACTCTATGATTCATAATCCCCGTCCTACCCGTGCGGAAGCTTCTGACTGTGCGAATGCAATCTTAGACGGTGCTGATGCGGTGATGTTGTCGGGGGAGACCTCGGTGGGGGCCTACCCGATTGATGCGGTGCGCCTTATGGCTTCGGTGATTAATAATGTAGAGGAAAACGGGGGAGATCGGATCGCCCCGCTAACTACTTACGACCATGACCGTGCCGGGGTGCTTTCGATTGCGGCGGCGCGAGCAGCGGAAATGTTAGACCTGAAGTTCATGATTGCCTTCACTCAAGGAGGCACCAGCGCGCGCACCATGTCGCGGCTGCGTTCCCCCATCCCGATGTTGGCATTTACTCCCCTGGAATCTACCCGTAACCAATTGGCGGTTTCTTGGGGAATTCACACTTACCGGGTTCCTTATGTGACCCACACCGATGACATGGTTTGGCAAGTTGACCAGGTGCTGCAAGCCCAAGGTTTAGCCAAACGCGGAGATCAAGTAATTATTCTGGGAGGAATGCCTCCGGGGGTTCCCGGATCCACTAACTCGATGCGGATTCATACGGTGGGAATGGAAAACGACTACCGTTAG